The Antarcticibacterium sp. 1MA-6-2 genome has a window encoding:
- a CDS encoding carboxypeptidase-like regulatory domain-containing protein, with the protein MLSYSQEAMISVTGTVLDEETGVPLPGTNIVEKGTSNGVMTDFDGNFEIDVPANATLVISYIGYKSSEVEVQGKSRVEIALTPDSATLDEVVVVGYGTQKKVNLTGAVTTVDSEVLQSRPVPNVSQMLQGVVPGLNFQTSGLGGELNSGLSFNIRGSGTIGTLPILLH; encoded by the coding sequence TTGCTTAGCTACAGTCAGGAGGCAATGATCTCTGTAACTGGAACTGTCTTAGATGAAGAAACGGGTGTCCCACTTCCAGGTACAAACATTGTTGAGAAAGGTACTTCGAATGGAGTTATGACAGATTTCGATGGAAACTTCGAAATCGATGTACCTGCAAATGCGACCCTGGTAATTTCCTATATAGGCTATAAGTCTTCTGAGGTCGAGGTTCAGGGAAAGTCGAGGGTAGAAATAGCATTGACGCCTGATTCGGCCACCCTCGATGAAGTAGTTGTAGTAGGTTATGGTACCCAGAAAAAAGTAAACCTCACAGGTGCTGTGACTACCGTTGATTCAGAGGTTCTTCAGTCAAGACCCGTACCTAACGTGAGCCAGATGCTTCAAGGCGTAGTACCTGGATTAAATTTTCAAACATCAGGTTTGGGAGGGGAACTCAATAGTGGTCTTAGCTTCAACATCCGGGGTTCTGGTACAATTGGTACGCTTCCAATTCTGCTCCATTAG